The following proteins are co-located in the Calliphora vicina chromosome 2, idCalVici1.1, whole genome shotgun sequence genome:
- the Proc gene encoding uncharacterized protein Proc produces the protein MHFNKLGSSDNNMNLLTSSASSHLAASALSSSSSSSPSSSSSATKTKTTTHGLSLGLWWLLLMAVILMAQQQPCECRYLPTRSHGDDLDKLRELMLQILESSNEDGGAQQRPPNEANGNTLAAAAAAAQRANWLNKLGGNMDNMDVPRKYNAPRGIYDNGRYY, from the exons atgcatttcaaTAAACTTGGTAGCAGTGACAACAACATGAACCTTTTAACTTCATCAGCATCATCACATTTGGCTGCGTCTGCATTGTCTTCTTCATCGTCATCGTCGCCATCCTCATCTTCATCAGCCACAAAGACAAAAACTACAACACATGGCCTGAGTTTAGGTCTTTGGTGGCTCCTTCTGATGGCTGTTATTTTAATGGCCCAACAACAGCCTTGTGAATGTCGTTACTTGCCCACAAGGTCACATGGCGATGATTTGGATAAATTGCGTGAGTTAATGTTGCAG ATCTTGGAATCCAGCAATGAAGATGGTGGAGCCCAACAGCGACCACCAAATGAGGCAAATGGCAATACTTTGGCAGCCGCTGCTGCTGCAGCCCAACGTGCTAATTGGTTGAATAAATTGGGCGGCAATATGGATAATATGGATGTACCCAGGAAATATAATGCTCCTCGTGGCATTTACGATAATGGACGTTACTATTAA